In Thermobaculum terrenum ATCC BAA-798, one genomic interval encodes:
- a CDS encoding polysaccharide deacetylase family protein, with the protein MTAILSHILRAHRGRWLLLATMWMVLMLALPASGQAAISTGRYASTTAALNLRSGPSTSYPVLQLIPCGMEPYVLSGPYNTYWYKVRYTGLIGYVHGNYLAQGSAVSTHLCEGANAVAAFTARVRTGPSTGYPVRISVPQGKQVRVISGPYSGGWYRVSYQGVTGYAYGGLLRQGEAVSVTKLATSRKVVALTFDAGSDRGYAAQILNTLKSYGVKASFGVTGKWAQANPDLIKRMVNEGHTVFNHTYSHGSLTGYSTGAAPLTYSQRASEIQRTERIINEISGRSTRPFFRPPYGDYDRSVLVDLRTLGYKLNLMWTVDSLGWKGLSKQEIVQRVLDGTEPGAIYLFHVGSQSQDAAALPAIIQNLQARGYTFTTFDAFYR; encoded by the coding sequence ATGACAGCCATACTCTCTCACATCCTTCGGGCCCACAGGGGCCGCTGGCTGCTGCTGGCGACCATGTGGATGGTGCTCATGCTGGCCCTACCCGCAAGCGGCCAGGCCGCCATCTCCACAGGCAGATACGCCAGCACCACGGCAGCGCTCAACCTCCGGTCGGGCCCCAGCACATCCTACCCAGTACTGCAGTTGATCCCCTGTGGCATGGAGCCATACGTCCTCTCGGGGCCCTACAACACCTACTGGTACAAGGTGCGCTACACGGGTCTGATCGGCTACGTCCACGGCAACTACCTCGCACAGGGCAGCGCCGTAAGCACCCACCTCTGCGAGGGGGCGAACGCCGTGGCCGCCTTCACCGCCAGGGTGAGGACCGGCCCGTCGACAGGCTACCCCGTCAGGATATCTGTGCCCCAGGGGAAGCAGGTACGGGTGATCTCCGGCCCCTACAGCGGCGGATGGTACAGAGTAAGCTATCAGGGCGTGACGGGCTATGCCTACGGTGGTCTGCTCCGCCAGGGGGAAGCCGTCAGCGTGACGAAGCTTGCCACCTCTCGCAAGGTGGTGGCACTCACCTTCGATGCCGGCTCCGATCGCGGGTACGCCGCCCAGATACTGAACACGCTGAAGTCCTATGGCGTGAAGGCCAGCTTCGGCGTCACTGGCAAGTGGGCGCAGGCCAATCCCGACCTCATCAAGCGCATGGTCAACGAGGGGCACACAGTCTTCAACCACACCTACAGCCACGGGTCGCTCACCGGCTACTCCACGGGCGCCGCACCCCTGACGTACTCCCAGCGTGCAAGTGAGATCCAGAGGACCGAGAGGATAATCAATGAGATATCCGGCAGGAGCACCCGACCCTTCTTCCGCCCACCCTACGGCGACTACGATCGATCTGTCCTAGTCGACCTCCGCACCCTGGGCTACAAGCTCAATCTCATGTGGACGGTGGACTCCCTGGGATGGAAAGGACTCAGCAAGCAGGAGATAGTCCAGAGGGTGCTGGACGGCACCGAGCCCGGGGCCATCTACCTCTTCCACGTAGGATCCCAGTCGCAGGACGCCGCAGCGCTCCCGGCGATCATCCAGAACCTGCAAGCAAGAGGCTACACCTTCACCACCTTCGACGCCTTCTATCGCTAG
- a CDS encoding CCA tRNA nucleotidyltransferase, whose translation MWHKLDLPRSWVLPLLDMQFPEFVYRLHKQFTEAGHELYAVGGCVRDSLLGKEVQELDFATSAHPEEIKRLLAPLRPDSVYTVGERFGTIGAIFGPYRVEITTYRGEWYSPDSRKPEVTFGISLEEDLSRRDFTVNAIAMDIPSGRLIDPFGGVEDLHSKVIRAVGDPDARFRDDPLRLMRAVRFAANLGFKIEPRTAEAIRRHAAQICKISIERVRDELTRMLTGPAPDVAIAALVDLGLMQYIVPEVVELKQVSTGGGKHKDIFIHTLKVVRNTPPDLVIRWAALLHDIAKPRTFGIRDGKVHFDHHETIGAKMAEEILSRLHYDRQTIEAVAKVVRMHTQANSYDPEVWTDGAVRRLVREAGDELEPLLALSQADITSYRRQKVEAGVQRVRELRERIQRLEEEAAIRELRPPLDGNDLMRIFGRGPGPWIKPLKNYLLDLVIDGQLAPDDRQTAERLVREKYQELYGSETLTSTSETRQT comes from the coding sequence TTGTGGCACAAGCTTGACCTGCCACGTTCCTGGGTGCTACCTTTACTTGATATGCAGTTTCCAGAGTTCGTCTACCGACTTCACAAGCAGTTTACCGAGGCAGGACATGAGCTGTACGCCGTTGGCGGGTGCGTGCGCGACTCCCTCCTGGGAAAGGAAGTCCAGGAGCTGGACTTCGCCACTTCCGCGCATCCCGAGGAGATAAAGCGCCTGCTTGCGCCCCTCCGCCCGGACAGCGTCTACACCGTGGGGGAGCGCTTCGGCACGATCGGCGCCATATTCGGTCCTTACAGGGTGGAGATCACCACCTACAGGGGGGAGTGGTACTCGCCCGACTCCCGCAAGCCCGAGGTAACCTTCGGCATCTCGCTGGAGGAGGACCTGTCGCGCAGGGACTTCACCGTCAACGCCATCGCCATGGACATCCCCAGCGGGAGGTTGATCGACCCCTTCGGCGGCGTAGAGGACCTGCATTCCAAGGTAATCCGCGCCGTGGGCGATCCCGATGCCCGCTTCCGGGACGACCCTCTGCGGCTGATGCGGGCCGTGCGCTTCGCCGCCAACCTGGGCTTCAAGATAGAGCCCCGCACCGCCGAGGCCATCCGCAGGCACGCCGCACAGATCTGCAAGATCAGCATCGAGAGGGTGCGCGACGAGCTCACCCGCATGCTCACCGGCCCCGCACCGGACGTGGCCATTGCCGCGCTCGTCGACCTGGGCCTCATGCAGTACATAGTCCCGGAGGTGGTGGAGCTCAAGCAGGTATCCACCGGCGGCGGCAAGCACAAGGACATCTTCATCCACACCCTCAAGGTGGTCAGGAACACGCCACCGGACCTAGTCATCCGCTGGGCAGCACTGCTGCACGACATCGCCAAGCCCCGCACGTTCGGCATCCGTGACGGCAAGGTACACTTCGACCACCACGAGACGATCGGGGCAAAGATGGCCGAGGAGATCCTCTCGCGCCTGCACTACGACAGGCAGACGATCGAGGCCGTCGCCAAGGTGGTCAGGATGCACACCCAGGCCAACAGCTACGACCCCGAGGTATGGACCGACGGGGCGGTGCGCCGGCTGGTGCGCGAGGCGGGTGATGAGCTGGAGCCGCTGTTGGCGCTCTCCCAGGCCGACATCACATCCTACAGGCGCCAGAAGGTGGAGGCGGGAGTCCAGCGCGTGCGGGAGCTGCGGGAGCGCATCCAGCGCCTCGAGGAGGAGGCCGCCATCCGCGAGCTGCGACCACCCCTGGACGGCAACGACCTCATGCGCATCTTCGGCCGAGGCCCCGGCCCATGGATCAAGCCGCTGAAGAACTACCTGCTGGACCTCGTCATCGACGGCCAGCTGGCCCCGGACGACCGGCAGACCGCCGAGCGCCTCGTGCGCGAGAAGTACCAGGAGCTGTACGGCAGCGAGACCCTGACATCAACTTCGGAGACCAGGCAGACATGA
- a CDS encoding SdpI family protein → MVVPLRKDWPHLTIIALMLVGSLIVWPFAPQRVPIHWDISGRPDEYASKLPGLFLLPAVALGIYLLMVLLPNIDPGRANYRQFTTPYYIIRLVILLMMGVVHAIVLLWALGLEVNMVRVLAIALGLAMALLGNLMGKIRPNWFVGVRTPWTLASKRSWVRTHRMAGLTMTPLGLLIALAGVIAPYGWLVLGAILLLVADVIWLTLYSYLVWRSDPERISSIHTTPE, encoded by the coding sequence ATGGTAGTACCCCTTAGAAAGGACTGGCCACACCTGACGATCATAGCGCTCATGCTCGTGGGCTCCCTCATCGTGTGGCCCTTCGCCCCACAGCGCGTGCCCATCCACTGGGACATCTCGGGCAGGCCGGACGAGTACGCGAGCAAGCTCCCGGGACTATTCCTCCTGCCGGCGGTAGCGCTGGGCATCTACCTGCTGATGGTGCTGCTGCCCAACATCGATCCTGGCAGGGCCAACTACAGGCAGTTCACCACGCCGTACTACATCATCCGTCTGGTGATCCTCCTGATGATGGGGGTAGTCCACGCCATCGTCCTGCTGTGGGCGCTGGGACTGGAGGTCAACATGGTGCGGGTGCTGGCGATCGCCCTCGGGCTGGCGATGGCGCTGCTGGGCAACCTCATGGGGAAGATCCGCCCCAACTGGTTCGTGGGGGTACGTACGCCCTGGACGCTAGCCAGCAAACGCTCCTGGGTGAGGACCCACAGGATGGCGGGTCTCACGATGACCCCGCTGGGCCTGCTGATAGCCCTTGCGGGTGTGATAGCTCCCTATGGCTGGCTCGTGCTTGGGGCGATCCTCCTGCTGGTGGCGGACGTCATCTGGCTGACGCTCTACTCCTACCTGGTGTGGCGAAGCGACCCCGAGAGGATCTCCTCCATCCACACCACACCAGAGTAG
- a CDS encoding NUDIX domain-containing protein, producing the protein MTTELIFGERIGRTASIRLTVSGVLFDSQGRILLIRRADNGWWALPGGGMEPGERVVEAVVRELEEEIGVHVRPVNLFGIYSDPNVIISYDNGARKYHVVSIGFLCEPMYGQLSPGPEVLEIAYFDPEQLPENTAQTHIERIRDAVAFGGSIFVR; encoded by the coding sequence ATGACGACAGAGCTCATCTTTGGCGAACGCATCGGCAGAACCGCAAGCATCCGGCTGACAGTGTCCGGCGTGCTGTTCGACTCCCAGGGGCGCATCCTCCTCATCCGCAGGGCGGACAACGGCTGGTGGGCGCTCCCCGGGGGAGGGATGGAGCCCGGCGAGAGGGTGGTCGAGGCCGTGGTGCGAGAGCTCGAGGAGGAGATAGGTGTCCACGTGCGCCCCGTCAACCTCTTCGGCATCTACTCCGACCCCAACGTCATCATCTCCTACGACAACGGCGCCAGGAAGTACCACGTCGTCAGTATAGGCTTCCTCTGCGAGCCGATGTATGGCCAGCTCAGTCCTGGCCCCGAGGTGCTGGAGATCGCCTACTTCGACCCCGAGCAGCTGCCGGAGAACACCGCGCAGACCCACATCGAGCGCATCCGCGATGCCGTGGCCTTTGGCGGCAGCATCTTCGTGCGCTAG
- a CDS encoding dihydrofolate reductase family protein → MSKLIAIMSMSLDGYVADCNGSVAEVMGWYTASGDTEVQTGGSDPMRLKMSEASAGQYLDLTSELGAVLTGRRTFETADGWGGNHAWGPAFVLTHHIPAGWPRPNSTVHFVTDGLESAVKQAKAAADGKSVGVHGADTIQQLLNAGLLDEIHIDLVAVLLGAGVRLFDHLANAPISLGTPRVTPGVGVTHLHYTVDKKR, encoded by the coding sequence ATGTCAAAGTTGATCGCAATCATGTCCATGTCGCTGGATGGCTACGTCGCCGACTGCAACGGTAGCGTGGCGGAGGTGATGGGATGGTACACGGCCTCGGGAGATACCGAAGTTCAAACCGGGGGTTCGGATCCCATGAGGCTCAAGATGTCTGAGGCAAGTGCCGGGCAGTACCTCGATCTCACATCGGAACTTGGTGCCGTGCTCACAGGGCGGCGTACATTCGAGACTGCTGACGGCTGGGGTGGGAATCACGCCTGGGGGCCAGCGTTCGTCCTGACCCACCACATCCCTGCCGGATGGCCACGCCCCAACTCCACGGTGCACTTCGTGACCGACGGCCTCGAGAGCGCCGTGAAGCAAGCCAAAGCGGCTGCCGATGGGAAGTCCGTGGGGGTCCACGGCGCTGATACTATTCAACAGCTGTTGAACGCTGGCCTGCTCGACGAGATCCACATCGATCTTGTGGCAGTGCTGCTTGGCGCCGGAGTACGGCTCTTTGACCACCTCGCCAACGCTCCAATCAGCCTGGGCACCCCGAGAGTGACGCCAGGTGTCGGAGTTACACACCTGCACTACACGGTAGATAAGAAGAGATGA
- a CDS encoding tetratricopeptide repeat protein, whose amino-acid sequence MEDADSGTLAGTEGAGALYVQLLGEFRVAVGSRVIERSAWRLRKASALIKLLAIARGQRLHREQVVDLLWPDLDLEAGMNNLHYVLGKARRVLEPDAGDFHFLRFDGEWLVLSPLAPVRVDVGEFERAARLAHSSGDPASYFSAIALYTGELLPEDRYEEWVEERRRALQEVYLRLHMELAGLYESRGEYAHALDVLRRAVELEPTLEAAHAGIMRLLALLGRPQEALRQYEALRAALARELDASPQPSTTRLREEILQGHLERELPSVVLAPTHNLPSQLASFVGRTREIEELERLLAGARLLTLTGVGGSGKTRLAVEVSRRLVGTYPDGVWLVELAGVASPELVPNAVASVLGVRELYTTPMEALIEALRSHVLLLVLDNCEHLVEACAELVRELLVACGGVRVLATSRQALRVEGEVVWRVPAMSLPATGKDSPPEEMLASEAVQLFVQRARTRAPDFELTEANAAGVLEICQRLEGLPLALEIAAAQVSFLSVEQLAEHLDEALGTLSGESRTPRHETIRAAMDWSYERLGPAERALFQQMAVFAGGATLQAISSVAGMPLPVVISLLASLVDRSMVAAESVGTRMRYRLIEPVRRYALRLLQDAGGAEAVRRSHAQYYLSLAERACGELGGQQQVSALTELDREYTNLQAVLSWALDGSSSEDVSLGAVLAGCLWPFWDTRGRLQEAQRWLSAALAIDGLPPAVRARLLAGAGMISRSRGEYDVAMRYFEEELALSRDTGDAPGVALALNNLGLIALDQGRYDDARAALLEGLAGWRMVGDPRGSSISLNRLGLVALYQEEYQQAEICLTECLRLRRAHGSVEGMAVTMNNLGLVALHAGAHERAAQLLGQALTLYQQLGNSSGIAVVLNNLGRLAVTKNASDRAVQLCRDSLRLLQEMGDLHDIAECLEVMAAAEARRQEITRAARLLGAASALRKSIGAPLPPVEHPMHDSTLLEVSNALGETRTLLECTIGQEMTLGEVLAYALESAPSR is encoded by the coding sequence ATGGAGGATGCAGATAGCGGGACATTAGCGGGGACGGAGGGGGCTGGGGCCCTGTACGTCCAGCTGCTCGGCGAGTTCCGGGTGGCGGTGGGTTCGAGGGTGATCGAGCGCTCGGCATGGAGGCTGCGGAAGGCCTCGGCGCTCATCAAGCTGCTGGCGATTGCCCGGGGGCAACGCCTGCACCGCGAGCAGGTGGTGGACCTGCTGTGGCCCGACCTGGACCTTGAGGCGGGGATGAATAACCTGCACTACGTGCTCGGGAAGGCGCGGCGGGTCCTGGAGCCCGATGCCGGGGACTTCCACTTCCTGCGTTTCGATGGCGAGTGGCTGGTGCTGTCGCCCCTGGCTCCCGTGAGGGTGGACGTGGGGGAGTTCGAGCGCGCAGCGAGGCTCGCCCACAGCAGCGGTGATCCCGCGAGCTACTTCTCCGCGATAGCGCTGTACACGGGCGAGCTCCTCCCTGAGGACCGCTACGAGGAATGGGTGGAGGAGCGTCGGCGGGCGCTGCAGGAGGTGTACCTGCGGCTGCATATGGAGCTTGCGGGGCTGTATGAGTCCCGCGGGGAGTACGCCCACGCGCTGGATGTGCTGAGGCGGGCGGTGGAGCTGGAGCCCACGTTGGAGGCTGCGCACGCGGGGATCATGCGGCTGCTGGCTCTGCTAGGGCGCCCGCAGGAGGCGCTGCGGCAGTACGAGGCGCTGCGGGCTGCCCTCGCGCGCGAGCTGGACGCATCTCCACAGCCCTCCACGACCCGCCTTCGAGAGGAGATTCTCCAGGGGCACCTGGAGAGGGAGTTGCCATCAGTGGTATTGGCGCCAACGCACAACCTGCCCTCGCAGCTTGCCAGCTTCGTCGGCAGGACGCGCGAGATCGAGGAGCTGGAGAGACTGCTTGCCGGTGCTCGCCTGCTGACGCTGACGGGCGTGGGCGGCAGTGGGAAGACCCGGCTGGCCGTGGAGGTCTCCAGGCGCCTCGTGGGGACCTATCCCGACGGCGTGTGGCTGGTGGAGCTGGCGGGGGTCGCCTCCCCTGAGCTGGTGCCCAACGCTGTGGCCTCCGTACTCGGGGTGAGGGAGCTGTACACGACGCCGATGGAAGCCCTGATCGAGGCGCTGCGATCGCATGTCCTGCTGCTCGTGCTGGATAACTGTGAGCACCTGGTGGAGGCGTGTGCCGAGCTGGTGAGGGAGCTGCTGGTGGCATGCGGCGGCGTCAGGGTGCTGGCCACCAGTCGGCAGGCGCTGAGGGTGGAGGGAGAGGTCGTGTGGAGGGTGCCCGCGATGTCTCTGCCGGCCACGGGGAAGGACTCCCCACCGGAGGAGATGCTCGCATCGGAGGCGGTGCAGCTGTTCGTCCAGAGGGCACGTACGAGGGCTCCCGACTTTGAGCTGACGGAGGCCAATGCCGCCGGGGTGCTCGAGATCTGCCAACGCCTGGAGGGACTGCCCCTGGCGCTGGAGATCGCCGCGGCGCAGGTGAGTTTCCTCTCGGTGGAGCAGCTTGCTGAGCACCTGGACGAGGCGCTGGGGACGCTCTCGGGGGAGAGCAGGACCCCCCGCCACGAGACGATTAGGGCGGCGATGGACTGGAGCTACGAGCGCCTGGGTCCCGCCGAGCGCGCCCTTTTCCAGCAGATGGCCGTCTTCGCCGGCGGTGCCACGCTGCAGGCCATCAGCTCCGTGGCGGGAATGCCCCTGCCGGTGGTCATCTCCCTGCTGGCCTCGCTGGTCGACAGGTCGATGGTGGCTGCCGAGTCCGTGGGCACGAGGATGCGCTACAGGCTGATTGAGCCGGTGCGCCGGTACGCCCTGCGCCTCCTGCAGGATGCGGGCGGGGCAGAGGCGGTGCGCCGAAGCCACGCGCAGTACTACCTCTCGCTCGCCGAGAGGGCTTGCGGGGAGCTCGGAGGGCAGCAACAGGTGAGCGCTCTCACGGAGCTGGACAGGGAGTACACCAACCTGCAGGCGGTGCTGTCCTGGGCACTGGATGGCTCAAGTTCCGAGGATGTCTCCCTGGGGGCGGTGCTTGCGGGCTGCCTGTGGCCGTTCTGGGACACCCGTGGCCGCCTGCAGGAGGCGCAGAGGTGGCTGAGCGCCGCGCTGGCGATCGATGGTCTGCCGCCTGCGGTGCGGGCGCGCCTGCTTGCCGGCGCTGGCATGATCTCCCGGAGCCGGGGGGAGTACGACGTCGCCATGAGGTACTTCGAAGAGGAGCTGGCGCTGTCCAGAGACACGGGAGATGCTCCCGGGGTGGCGCTGGCGCTCAACAACCTCGGGCTCATCGCCCTCGACCAGGGGCGCTACGATGATGCCAGGGCAGCGCTGCTGGAGGGGCTTGCAGGCTGGCGGATGGTGGGCGACCCGCGGGGCTCGTCCATCTCCCTCAACAGGCTGGGGCTGGTGGCGCTGTATCAGGAGGAGTACCAGCAGGCAGAGATATGCCTGACGGAGTGCCTTCGCCTGCGCCGGGCTCACGGCAGCGTGGAGGGGATGGCCGTGACGATGAACAACCTGGGGCTGGTCGCGCTGCACGCGGGGGCACACGAGCGCGCCGCCCAGCTGCTGGGGCAGGCGCTGACCCTCTACCAGCAGCTGGGTAACTCCTCGGGGATAGCCGTGGTACTAAACAACCTCGGGCGCCTGGCTGTCACCAAAAATGCCAGCGACAGGGCCGTGCAGCTGTGCCGCGACAGCCTGCGCCTGCTCCAGGAGATGGGCGACCTGCACGATATCGCGGAATGCCTCGAGGTGATGGCCGCCGCGGAGGCTCGCCGACAAGAGATCACCCGAGCAGCCCGGCTGCTCGGGGCTGCCTCTGCCCTGCGCAAGTCCATCGGTGCACCCTTGCCTCCTGTGGAGCACCCCATGCACGACAGCACTCTCCTGGAGGTTTCCAATGCGTTGGGGGAGACACGTACCCTGCTGGAATGTACGATAGGGCAGGAGATGACCTTAGGAGAGGTGCTTGCGTACGCGCTGGAGAGCGCCCCCTCCCGCTGA
- a CDS encoding VOC family protein, whose protein sequence is MALLRMDNVLIVVDDLEAAKNFFIALGMELEGETSVGGPWVDRVVGLENVRCDIVMLRTPDGHGRIELDKFHTPEAVSNGPANLPVNTLGLHRIMFAVDDLEGVLARLRALGAELIGEIVQYEDMYRLCYIRGPEGIIVALAEQLR, encoded by the coding sequence ATGGCACTCCTCCGGATGGATAACGTTCTTATAGTGGTCGATGACCTCGAGGCGGCAAAGAACTTCTTCATCGCGCTTGGCATGGAGCTGGAGGGCGAGACCTCGGTCGGGGGACCCTGGGTGGACCGCGTCGTGGGACTTGAGAACGTCCGCTGTGACATCGTGATGCTGCGAACGCCCGACGGCCACGGAAGGATCGAGCTGGACAAGTTCCACACGCCAGAGGCGGTTAGCAACGGCCCCGCCAACTTACCTGTGAACACGCTGGGGCTCCATCGCATCATGTTCGCCGTCGACGACCTCGAGGGTGTCCTCGCTCGCCTGCGCGCACTCGGTGCCGAGCTCATCGGCGAAATCGTGCAGTACGAGGACATGTACAGGCTCTGCTACATCCGCGGCCCCGAGGGCATCATCGTTGCGCTGGCTGAACAGCTCCGGTAG
- a CDS encoding autorepressor SdpR family transcription factor, whose product MPIDAVFKALADPTRREILRLLGQRDMTAGEIAAAFDRSPSTISEHLGVLRDAGLVVTERSGTSIVYSLNTAAHEELLAAVMRLLHIGEQVEESRDGSTP is encoded by the coding sequence ATGCCTATAGATGCAGTCTTCAAGGCACTAGCAGATCCCACGCGTCGGGAGATCCTGAGGCTGCTGGGGCAACGGGACATGACCGCCGGGGAGATCGCCGCGGCGTTCGACCGCTCGCCCTCCACGATCTCCGAGCACCTTGGCGTGCTGCGCGACGCAGGCCTGGTGGTCACCGAGCGCAGCGGCACCAGCATCGTCTACAGCCTCAACACGGCGGCCCACGAGGAGCTTCTGGCGGCGGTGATGCGCCTGCTGCACATCGGCGAGCAGGTCGAGGAGTCAAGAGATGGTAGTACCCCTTAG